Genomic window (Geotrypetes seraphini chromosome 6, aGeoSer1.1, whole genome shotgun sequence):
TTCCACTGTAACATGGAAAAGAAAAGACATCTCTGTGTTTGCATTGTGGTGAGAACCAGGGGACAGATGCACAAAGCCTACAGTGCTGGCAACATTTCATTTAGACTGGTTTTAGCTAGTCTAAATGAAATGTTATTCTGCAGCCAATGCacagaggcttttggccattgCTTTACCATACATGGAATCAGTGACCAAAAGGCCCATGCTAATGAGCACTGATTTAgtcaaaaaatgaaaaaggagGCAGAAAAACTCAACTATATAACAGAAGTTGAGTGACTAAAATGAATTTATCAACAATAGTAGAATAGTCACTCTATATGCCTTAACGGCAAATAATCTTAAGAAGATACCTTAAAATGTTATTgaaacttatgctcagagacatgaaggcgaaaataccgcctcaccacccagtcATCGCATTTTTGTTCAGTACAGTGTCAAAATGATGGTATTGGTCACTATACGATTTAACAATGCCAAACTGGCTACAACTTTGTCAACTTGTATGCAAGGCACTTAAAGAAGTAAAACTTAACTTCAGAAAGTCACTGGTTCCGAAGTGCCACATTTCGgtactgcgtcagggaaccaatGTGTCTCTGCTACACCCCTTTAGAGTGGGTAATGAAGTCTCTgaaataaaaagattttaaaaatgttaagTTACTTTTATTGAAACATCATTTTAAAACCAAAACACATTATCACACTATAACTACATACTGGCTTCAACAGAAAGAGGGACTCACCATCTGTCATCAAAGAATCAATGCTGACCACAAACATTTCTTAATACATCCTTAAAGTCCAACGGCTAGAAAGACGCCGACAGACTAATCTGTTTTTAAACCCCAGTAATCCCGTGCTGACGGTCACATGAGCGCTTCAAGTGCGTCAAGACGTACGATCAAAAAGGTCACGCCCACTCATTCATAGACGAATAGTGAACGGCTCAAACATCCAAACGAAAATTCACACACTCAATCAGAAAGACAGGTCATAAAAAGAACACAACAACTTCACCTTAAATAAACCTGAGAGGCCATGACGTCAAAATTGGAAGCGAaaacaaaatggaaaacaaaCCCTATCTCACACTGTAATTATAAGAAGGCTCTCCATTCAATATCACTATTTAACCCATTAGGCTCCAATGTCCCTAATCTGAAAATCCAAGCTTGTTCTTTAGAATACAATCTAGCTTTTAGATCACCTCTGCGGGGTAACCTAGGGACTTCCAATATGAAAAAACGTAAAGCTTGCACCGAATGTTGTGCATCAAGCCAATGTTGGGTAAGTGGGGCCTCCAATACTTTATTTGCTGTGGGGCCTCCAATACTTTATTTGCTATCCTACTAACATGGTAACCAATTCTAGTATGGATAGATCTGATAGTATGACCAACATACAACAGCTGGCATGGGCACTAGATTACATACACCACTCCTTTGGTACTACAGCTAGTGGTTGatcgatttctatgtttcttaaccCACTCAGGGACCTTTATCTCATTCAAAGTGACACTGTATTGACACATTGTGCAAGATGTGCATGGAGAATGAATGCCCTCTATCTCACTCATTAAGCTGGTATTAGAATGATATTGTGCTCTGGTGAGATATTGTTTTAAGTTGCGTGCCCATGAATATGCAAACCTCGGTGGGTCCTCAAAAATAGCATGATATTGCAAGATATTCCAATGAGACTGAATGATCCGTTTTATCTTAAAGGCATTATGGGAATATGGAAGCACACATACTGGGGCAGCCTTATTAATTCCGTTGGAGGTAGTAAACAGCACATCTCTATGTGAATAGAGGGCCCTTTTGTAAGCCTTCTTAATTGATGAATCAGGGTATCCCCTTTCTTTAAAAAGCTCCTTCATTTCTTCAGCCTTATCAATTAATTGACTTTTTGAGGAACACAATTGACGCAGCCTGAAAAATTGTCCCATAGGGATGTTCTACCTTAAATGCTTCGGATGATAACTCTCATATCTTAGTAGGTTGTTGCGATCCGTTGGTTTTCTGAAAATGGTGGTATTGAACTTGCCGTACCTTAAAATATATTGATGTCCAAAAAAGGCAATGAGTGAAAATCAGATTGTGCTGTACACTGCAAATTTGTATCCCCCTGATTTAATCATGCCAAAAAATTGGAAAGCTCTGTAGTAGAGCTGTTTGGGTGGCTTACAAAAGGGCCCTTTATTCACATAGAGATGTGCTGTTTACTACCTCCAACAGAGTTAATGAGGCTTCCCCAGTATGTGTGCTTCCATATTCCCATAATGCCTTTAAGATAAAACGGATCATTCAGTCTCATTGGAATATCTTGCAATATCATGCTATTTTTGAGGACCCACCGAGGTTTGCATATTTATGGGCACGCAACTTAAAACAATATCTCACCAGAGCACAATATCATTCTAATACCAGCTTAATGAGTGAGATAGAGGGCATTCATTCTCCATGCACATCTTGTACAATGTGTCAATACAGTTTCACTTTGAATGAGATAAAGGTCCATGAGTGggttaagaaacatagaaatcgatCAGCCACCAGCTGTAGTACCAAAAGAGTGGTGTATGTAATTTAGTGCCCATGCCAGCTGTTGTATGTAGGCCATACTATCAGATCTATCCATACTAGAATTGGTGACCATGTTAGTAGGATAGCAAATAAAGTATTGGAGGCCCCACTCACCCAACATTGCCTTGATGCACAACATTCGGTGCAAGCTTTATGTTTTTCCATATTGGAAGTCCCTAGGTTACCCCGCAGAGGTGATCTAAAAGCTAGATTGTATTCTAAAGAACATGCTTGGATTTTCAGATTAGGGACATTGGAGCCTAATGGGTTAAATAGTGATATTGAATGGAGAGCCTTCTTATAATTACAGTGTGAGATAGGGTttgttttccattttgtattcGCTTCCAATTTTGATGTCATGGCTTCTCAGGTTTATTTAAGGTGAAGTTGTTGTGTTCTTTTTATGACCTGTCTTTCTGATTGAGTGTGTGAGTTTTCGTTTGGATGTTTGAGCCATTCACTATTCGTCTATGAATGAGTGGGCGTGACCTTTTTGATCGAATGTCATGACGCACTTGACGCGCTCATGTGACCGTCAGCGCGGGATTACTGGGGTTTAAAAACAGATTAGTCTGTTGGTGTCTTTTTAGCCGTTGGACTTTAAGGATGTATTAAGAACTGTTTGTGGTCAGCATTGATTCTTTGATGACAGAAGGTGAGTCCCTCTTTCTATTGAAGCCAGTATATAGTAATAGTGTGATAAAGTGTTTTGATTTTAAAACGATGTTTCAATAAAAATAACaacattttaaaaatctttttatttcAGAGACTTCATTACCCACTCTAAAGGGGTGTAGTAGAGAAacatcggttccctgacgcagtacCGAAACATGACACGTCGGAACCAGCGACTTTCTGAAGTTAAGTTTTACTTCTTTAAGTGCCTTGCATACAAGTTGACAAAGTTATAGCCAGTTTGGCATTGTTGAATCATATAGTGACCAATACCATCATTttgacactgtattgaacaatgcgatgattgggtggtgaggcggtaatttcgccttcatgtctctgagcataagtttcAATAACAGTTTAAGGTATCTTCTTAAGGTTATTTGTCGTTAAGGCATACAGAGTGACTATTCTACTATTGTTaatgagcactgattggcttagGCAACCTTTCCCCTAACCATTCCCCAAAAAATCCCCAGTGGCCATCCCCACCACCACAaatctaaaaaaacaacaacaacaaaataaccCTGGTGGTTCAGTGGATCCTttctaaacacccccccccccccatgaagaaAAACACTGGATATTGAGTGGACCCCTCACAAACCCTCAACCCTCCTACCTCACAGGGCCCACCCTCTTCAAATTGGCAGCACTCTGCTTCTGGCCAGTGCATCCTATAAGAATAAAAACTCTGGTCCTTGAAGCagaaaggagtaggcatccctcctgagcCAAAAAGGTAAGTGTGAGGTAAGGGGAGTCAGGGAACTGGGAGGGGTCCACTGGACCTTCAAGCTTTTTTAAAGCTTGGGGGGCCAAGAGTGGTCTGCTGGACCCCTAGGGCTTTTATTGCTGGGAAGGGGtatctgctagaccaccaggatttttcTTCATTGTGGAAAGTTGGGAGGGGTCCATGGACCACCATGTTTTTTtcatggggtggagggggagtCTGCTTTGTCGGGGTGGGGAGAAGAGTCCAtttgaccaccagggatttttaaTTAGTTGGGGGTTCAGAGTGGGGTCCCTGGACATCCATACGAGAGCTCCAGGAAGTTCTCACCCCTCTAATGATCAATGCTCAACACTAATAGCATGTATATAATCTGCATGCTGTTAGTGTTAAACACTGGTCATTAAAAAAGAACAGAATTTGTATATCTACACCCAAATGTGCTCATTTTAAAAGTCATGCAACACCACAATCCACTCCGAAATTTAAGTCAATCTAGGTTCAAAGTGAATAATGTTCCAGCAATGAAGAGCTCAATATTGAAAACATTTTACTTTAATACTGAAAAAATATGCCATTATAAAATCAGAGAATATAATTAGTGAGCATCACTGGCCTACCCATTTCCTTACTCCCTTGATTAAATTAGGATTTACAACACATGAAATGGTCTTGCTCAACTGCTTCTGAATTTTCTGAATGCTTACACTGTtgctataataaaaataaaaacaaaagaatcaAACTGATTGCATGTTCATATGGATGGGATTGATTCTGTGtcttaaataaaaatacaaattacCTGATCAAGTATTTGCAGAGGGGAGGGCAGCAAGAAAATAATTGAAATTGAACTGGTGAATATCCATGCAAAACTGTCTTAAATAATATACATTTTTTCACAGTAAAAATACGATCTGTACTGAGTACCCATCACACAGAAAAATAGAGAAATGGCATTTTGATCATATTTGATTGGTATATAGAAAGTTTGATAGGATATGACTTATCAAGTAAGAGAAAATGGCTGGTGTGAATAGAAGCTGTTTCCAGTTCTGCCGGTGGTGTGTTGGATCCATGCGAGCCATGCAGCATTTGGTTTATTAGTCACTTATTTACATTACATTCATGCGTTCGTGCAACTTTCTCCCTCCGATATTGCCAGAACAGATTCCCGAAACTGTGCAGGATGCTACCTCACACCACGCTTCTAATTCACACAGACAACAATCTTTGCAACAGGATATATGTATATAGagatatttacatttttttttacagttgTTCCACCGTTATAATTTTCATGTCGACCTAGCATACAGTTTATGTGTAGTCGAGTGCACAAACCATCATTGCTCAGTGTTGCTTTGAAATGGCTGTGTTCACATTGAGTGTGCTTCACTATCACCAAATGCCAGTTTTGCTTTATGTTTTCATTTGGAGGAAGGTAGCTTTTAATTTAGAAACTGTCTTTTAATATCAATCACATAATGGCAGCAAATTATATATACTATTCATTGTTTGATGTGCCTGCTTTCTGTATACTAGGTTATTTTGAAATGTGTATGTTGGGAAAAGGGCAATTTTGAATGCCACCCATGTCTAGTCTGACAGTGAATGTGTTCCACAATCATATACTCTGTGTGTCCCATCTGCATTATAGGGTCCGCTGTGCCAGTAAGAAGAATCACAGACTGTCTGTAAGGAATTGATTTCAGATGCAGATGAATTAGCATCCCTTCTCTTTGATCTCTTTCTGTTCCTTAGAATAAACACCAGCATGCCAACCACTGTAAAGGCAGAGGTGACAAACACCAGCAGGAGTCCTGGTACCAGAACAGAGATAGATACCCTGCTGGTTTCTAAGTACGAATTTGAATGAGTGCCTGTCTCTGCAAAACCCGTGCTGTTTTTATTTGAACTGGACGTGGGAGAAATTTTTGCATACAACAGAGGGCACATCATGTCATTGGAAAGGAACTTGAAATCCTTTCCCCATAATTCTTCTGGGAAATAACATTTGAGATCACTCACAATCACTTCGGTTCCCAGTCGTTCTGCCCATTGTTTGAAAGGCACATTATTACAGGAACAGTCCCACTGGTTGCCATGTAGGTCTATTTGTATGATGGAGGTCAGCTGATCTAACACCCCAGCTACAGGGAGGTACATAAAATAATTGTTGTGCAGACTGAGTTTGGAAAGAGAAATCCCAGAAAATACATCCACAGGTAGGGATTTCAGAAGATTATTGTTAAGAATCAGAATCCTTAGATTAGGCATAGGGTTAAAGGTGCCGGGAAGAATCAACTGAATAAAGTTAAACTCCAAATTGAGATACTCCAGGTTTTGTAGTCCGATGAATTTCTCAGGCATTAAAGTGTCTATACAGTTCTTATCCATGTACAACCATCGGAGATCAAAGAGGTTCTGAAATGTATTATTCTCTACAATTCCGATGTTGTTGTTTCCCAAATCCAATAGACTAAGATTTCGGTAATCCAGAAAGTGTGATTTCCTGAGTGTATGTATTTTATTCTCTCTCAGGAACAGCTCTTGCACATTAGAAGGCTTTGGCTCCAAATCAGCAACGCTATTCACATTTTTGTTACTGCAATCAACCTTTAATCCCGAGCCAGGGATCTGCAGACCACAGCTACAAACCAAGGGACAGAGAATGTTAACCGACATCTTTTTTGCAAAAATTGTGGATATGGCAGGAgtgggtttattttttatttgccaGTTGCCCGGAATTTTTGTACCTCCGTGTTGCGCTAATCCTGGAGTAGCTGCCTCATTTTGACTGTTTATTTTAAAAGAGGTTGGTACAGGGCCAGGATCACAGGTCTCCTCTTGGGCAGGGGGTGCAGCCAGAccagaatccactccatttttCAAGGGACACAGGTCTTGCTCAGTGGTTTCATTCAAATCATTTCCCTGCAATCTAGTAGGGGCTTCGCAAATTATCCTACCTATCAAAGCATTTTTGGGGATGTTTTCCAACCATTCCTTCAGAGAAAAAAGATCACAACTGCAATCCCATGGGTTATCCTCTAGAAGGATTTCAGCAATGCCTGGTATCTGCTCCAGCACCCCTTCGTAAGGCAAGGTTTTAAGTCGATTTCCCCTGAGATCCAGGTGTGTGATCGGAACATACTGAAACACATTGCTAGGAAGGGTACTGATAAGGTTATCATTTAAAATCAAAACctccaatttgttcaagtccctaaAAGCTCCTGGGTCAATATCCCTTAGCAAATTAAAATCAGCCTGGAGGTATTCCAAATCGTCCAGCCCAAGAAAAGTATGCCGTCTGAACGATTTGATCTTGTTGTTATTTATGTGCAAACGTTTCACCAGCTGCAATCCAAGAAAAGCCCCAGGAACAATCTCATGCAAACCGTTATTTTCCATGTGTAAACTGACTGCATTGTAAAAGTTAGCAAACTCATTAGGGAAAAGTCGTGTTAGGGAATTTCCATGCAAAAATAAATGATAAAACTGAGAAGTGGGGGCGGTAAAATGCTGCAGGTTTGAAAATCCTTTTTTCTCACAGTCTACATGTAGATCCCCTTCTATCTCGTTGCAGGAACAGATCTGCTCTTTGCAAACGTCCCTTGTAACGTTTCCAGCGGCAAAACAAAGAGACGTCTCCAGCAACAAAATCCAAAGCAGCATTTTTAAAGAGAACAAGTCATCCCCGATCTCATCACAAAGTAACGACAATCATCACCGTCCACCCAAAATAATAACagacaaaattaaattaaaaaaataaaaataaaaataaaaagagatgtCAAAGGGTTACCTCATACTTATATGTCCTTTTTTCTTCCCCCACTGCAACAAGCATTGAAGCCAGTCAGTTATATCCAATAATTATATCCACAAACTATCCTGACGCGTACTGCAAGGCACgcgacaaaaaaatggaaaataataataagaaaaaagtatatatataaaaaaaattcctcctttctttcccttctgtgtgtgtgtgtgggggggggacgaCTAATTGGCTCTTTGGCAGGCTTCAGTATTCATAAGAGGAGAACTGGTGCCGCTAATTATAAGCAAAGGCATTTTCCGAGACAAGCAGGCACAGTACAGCGGGGGAGACGAGCTATGGACGGCTTTGCTCCGAAGTGAAGCACTGACCTTGCAgttcttcccttttaattttgttttaataaaacaGGATCGTTGGTTGGTGCTTGTCGGTTCCCGGATGCAGCTGCTGCCCGGTGCTGCCCAGAAGTCCTTCTGCTGCTGTTCAGTCCCTTTTGGTGCTGAAATCACGCCCCAGCATAAAGATTCGCTGCCGAACCAATGGTGCTGCAAAATTTCCGCAATCACTGCGTTTTCTTGCTGTTCATTTCGCCCTTCTGATCTCTTCTGGTTCTCgtcttctctcttttttcttcttcctctacgTCTGTTTCTGATTTACACTGTGTATGTCTGtattagggagagagagagagagagagagaccgagagagagagagagcgcgcgggcgagcgagagagagagagacttgctAAGAGGCTCTGCTTGTTCCAGCCTGGTGCACTTTGAAAGATCTGACACCCTCTGCTGAGCTGCAGTGGCAAAAATCCATCTGCTGAGGGAatgctggaaaaaaaatcaatccacataCAGGGCAAGCGTTAAAAATGTTGGCATTAATAGCTGTCGATCTGGAATGGATTATTATGATTGTCATCATTGTTATTTAATGTTgggaagtttatttttatttcacaCCTAACTTGTGTATTCGTGAGGACATAGCCAGATATTTAAGGATACTGGATGAGTTGGGGGAGGCTTGAGTAAAATTAATATCCTGGTGTCATGCGAATTTGAGGTAATTGTACTGCACGCCATTTTTATCCttcttttaaatgtatttctttttgcaaATTTGTATTTTTCTGGTTTTTATGTTTTAGAATGTAAACTATGGCTTGCACTGTATATAATTGATGTAATCATAAAGAGGAGTGATTTTTGATATAGTAGTCACTAATCCAGCTACAGAATGTTCTACTGTATTGTGTTTCAGTCCTTTTCCAAACTGATAGCAAAGGCTGTTTTTctgatctttttattttaaatgttgaaATGCACTCTACTATAAGACCAAATACATAAACACATGATGATGAACTAATGGGTTACTCTGAAAACAGTAGGAAAATTTCTAAAATCATTGAAAAGGAAGTGTATACCCACCAGAAGTGGGGGAAAAAAGTGAGAGAGATGGTTCAAAACAGTGAATGGAGAACTACAAAAATAGCTGGATTAAACAGGGAAACATTTTACTGCCCCAATAAAATTGTAGAGGCAATTAAATTACAAAAACTAATATCTATATTTCTATGCAAAATGTGTTTGATGAAAATTCCTCTGGTGGTTGTCTTACATCCCAATGGggacattggctccctatcagtTCAGTCCTCCAGATCTGGTTTTttaagatatccataatgaatatgaatgaaacaattttgcatgcactCTCCACTGTAGGCATACTCGTGCATTATCATTggaaatatcctgaaaacatgactggcaggGTGTGTCTAAAGACTTGGTTAAGAACCATTGCCCTAAAAGGAACTTTCTTATGCAAGAAGGTCTTGATCTTAGTTAAATGGTTTGTGTACTGGTGGGAGGAGAGGGGTTTGGATTAAGAACTAAGGGATGGATCTGTAGGAAAAGTTAGGATAAACCATGTCGAATCTACATTCAGTTATCTTTCTTCTTTGCTATGTAGAGTGCAGTTTCCAAAGCATATTAGATAGCCTACCACCAATGATTTTACAAAATTAATTTAATTAGATTGTACACAAATTACAACAGCTGTGACCATTTCAAATCCTCTTGATAATTAACTAGTTATTTAGATTTGCCTATTTTGAGGAACAGGGTTGGTGGATAGATTACAAGCACAGAAAAATACCAGGACATTGGCATCTGGTAGATAAACAGAAAAACATAACATTAACAAAATCAGGCAGCTTTTCCCCTCCatatatagggccccttttattaaggtgcgttagaggtttttagcatgagctGATGCActaaatgctttgacgctcatagaatttctatgaccGTCAGAGTACACTACATACCTCACTTGCCTGCGCAAAAAaattctagcacagcttgataaaaagggagggggatgatttgtttattaagaaaagctcactGACTAAGGAGTATGCTGATAACATCAGCCATGCTGCTCACATAGCCAGCTATTTAAGGATACTGGATGAGTTGGAGAGGGGGCAGATTGTAAAGAAAACAGGAAGGATAGCAGGGGCAGGGATAGTGAGTCTGGATAAGAAAGTATGGATACTGATTTGTGTGGCAGTTGCTGGGGAAAAAGGGAGATAGGGTGCTGGGAGAAGGATTCTAACTGACCTGGGAAGGCAGGAGCATGATTTCTGAGAGGGGGAAAGTTGAGGTTTTGTTGTTTTGTGTGGAGGGAGGCTATGGGGCTGGTGTTTGAGGCTGTTTGGGCTTAGGAGTGGGAAAGTTTGGATGTTGGTATGAATAAATTTGTGTGTAGATGCTTGTGAGTTTGTTTTGCTGGCTTGTGAGTTTGATTTTGTACTTTGGCATTGGGCTGGGGTTCTGGTGTTTGTGTAGGGTGTCAGTGACATGGTGACTAGGTGTGTTGGCTGTGCAAAGGTGCTGTGTGTGGCTGTGCAGCAGCTTCATGGCTGCATTGGTCCTATGAGGTATCCTGGCCAGCTCTTCAGTGGCGCATGGCTGCATAACTGCGCAGTTGCTGTGACTGATCTGTGCTATGACAACTGAGTAGCTCTGTGGAGGCCAGACCTTTGGATCGCAATGAGTGCTGTGTTGTTGGGAGCTGCATGGTAGGATGAGCTGTGGGAGTTTGGAGCTGATCCCATGAAGCAGGTAGGTTTTCTTGCCTGGGGGATGGGGGTGGTAGTGGGACAGGGCTTGctggagtgtgtgtatgtatgtatgtatgtatgtatgtatgtgtgcacACTGTGGGGTGTCCAAGTATTTGGGGGGTTGTGGGCTTTGAATGTGTACAttgagggtttgggggggggtgctTTGACTTTGGGTTGGTGGGCATGGCTCTTAGAAAGAGTACTAGGGGACAGGTGGAAGGGCCACAGGTGACAGAGTTAGGTCTCAGGATGTGAGATATGCTAACAATGCCATGGAGGGTGCTGTGAAGTC
Coding sequences:
- the SLITRK1 gene encoding SLIT and NTRK-like protein 1 encodes the protein MLLWILLLETSLCFAAGNVTRDVCKEQICSCNEIEGDLHVDCEKKGFSNLQHFTAPTSQFYHLFLHGNSLTRLFPNEFANFYNAVSLHMENNGLHEIVPGAFLGLQLVKRLHINNNKIKSFRRHTFLGLDDLEYLQADFNLLRDIDPGAFRDLNKLEVLILNDNLISTLPSNVFQYVPITHLDLRGNRLKTLPYEGVLEQIPGIAEILLEDNPWDCSCDLFSLKEWLENIPKNALIGRIICEAPTRLQGNDLNETTEQDLCPLKNGVDSGLAAPPAQEETCDPGPVPTSFKINSQNEAATPGLAQHGGTKIPGNWQIKNKPTPAISTIFAKKMSVNILCPLVCSCGLQIPGSGLKVDCSNKNVNSVADLEPKPSNVQELFLRENKIHTLRKSHFLDYRNLSLLDLGNNNIGIVENNTFQNLFDLRWLYMDKNCIDTLMPEKFIGLQNLEYLNLEFNFIQLILPGTFNPMPNLRILILNNNLLKSLPVDVFSGISLSKLSLHNNYFMYLPVAGVLDQLTSIIQIDLHGNQWDCSCNNVPFKQWAERLGTEVIVSDLKCYFPEELWGKDFKFLSNDMMCPLLYAKISPTSSSNKNSTGFAETGTHSNSYLETSRVSISVLVPGLLLVFVTSAFTVVGMLVFILRNRKRSKRRDANSSASEINSLQTVCDSSYWHSGPYNADGTHRVYDCGTHSLSD